Part of the Deinococcus cellulosilyticus NBRC 106333 = KACC 11606 genome is shown below.
CACTGCATTCACCAGAATGCCCCCGGAATTGCACATCCACACCCCATAGGAATCAGGCTGGCCTTCAAGCCAGCCTTCGTTTTTGAGGGAGATCCTCAGGACTGTCTGGCAGAGGGAACATCTGCAGAAGCCGCGGGCGCAACAGGTCGGGGCCGGGTGGTGGGCAACAGCCTGGCATTCAGGATGAACCCATTGGGCGTGAACTGGATCTGCAGGGGAAGCTGGGCATCCACCATGCCCTGAGGGGTGGCAAATTTGGCCACCAGGATGTGGAGCTCTCTGGATTTGACGATGGCAGCCACCAGGTCTTCGAAATCTGCGTCTTCCCGTTCAAGCTGGGTGTGGAGCTCAAAATCGTAGATGGTTGTGGTTTGCAGCGGCTGGATCACCTTCGTGGGCACATTCACCATGTCCAGGCGGGTTCCACTTTCATTGGTCAGCCCGAGTTGAACCAGAACCACGGCTCCTGGCCCGAGGTTGAGGGCCTGAATGCTGGGGGTCTGGAGGAGGTTTTTGACTTTCTTGTCGGCGGTGGCGGTGAGAACCACCTGTCCGCTGAGGGCCAGCATGTAGGGGTCTTGCACGGTTTCCTCCTGTCGGGATGAAGTGGATCAACATGGGGTCAGGCCAGCATGGTTGCATGAAGCACTGAAGACCCTTTGATTCAAACATGTCCAGTCTCACAGCTTTCTTATGGTGCTGTCTGTAGGGGATTTCCTTTAGAAGACCCTGCCTTCAGGCTGTGACCGCAAAGTGAAACCTTTGCCCCGAAAAGCGCAGAATCAGAATCAGAATGGATCGTGCACTAAAACACAATCCGTTTAAGGAGGGACCATGGAAATCACTGTCTTTACCATTGTGGTTGTCGTGTTGGCCATCATCATTGTGATGCGTGGTGTGGTGATCGTCCCGCAGGGATACCAGTACACCGTCGAACGCTTTGGGAAATATGTGAAGACCCTGGAACCCGGTTTCAGCGTGCTGATTCCGGTCATGGAGCAGGTGGGACGCCGCGTGAACATGATGGAACAGGTGCTCGATGTGCCCAGCCAGGAGGTCATCACCCGGGACAACGCCCTGGTGCGGGTGGACGGGGTGGTCTTCTATCAGGTGCTGAATGCTGCGAAGGCCTCCTATGAAGTCAGTGGCCTCAAGCCTGCCATCATGGCCCTCACCCAGACCAACATCCGCACGGTGATGGGCTCCCTGGACCTCGATGAACTGCTGAGCAAGCGGGATGAAATCAATGCCCGTCTGCTTGCGGTGGTGGATGAGGCGACGGAACCCTGGGGCGTGAAAGTCACCCGCATTGAGATCAAGGACATCACCCCTCCTGCGGATCTGGTGGAGAGCATGGGCCGACAGATGAAAGCAGAGCGTGACAAGCGCGCCCTGATTCTGGAGGCAGAAGGGGCCAAGCAATCGGCGGTGCTGCGGGCAGAGGGCCAGAGGCAGGCCGCCATTCTGGAGGCAGAAGGCCAGAGGCAGGCACAGATTCTCGCAGCAGAGGCCAGCAAGCAGGCTGCGTTTCTTGCTGCAGAGGCCCGTGAACGCCAGGCCGAAGCCGAGGCAAGGGCCACAGGTCTGGTCTCTGAAGCCATTGCGAAGGGAAGTGTGCAGGCCATCAACTACTTTGTGGCCACCCGTTACACGGAAGCCCTGGAGAAGATGGCCTCTGCAAACAACCACAAGGTAATCCTGATGCCCCTGGAGGCCTCCAACGTCATTGGTGCACTGGGAGGCATTGCCCAGATTGCCCAGGACACCTTCCGGAAGGAGTGAGGGCATGGATGGCCTGAGTCCGTGGATGTGGTGGATTGCGGGTGCAGTCCTGATGGTGCTGGAAATCCTGCTTCCGGGGTTTTTCCTGCTGTGGCTGGGCCTGGGAGCTGCCGGAACCGGGGTGCTGCTCTGGCTTGTTCCGGCCCTATCGGTGCCCCTGCAACTCATCCTTTTTGCTGTGCTGTCGGTGGTGCTGGTGGGAGTCTTCAGAGGGGTGTACCTGAAGCAGCTGAATCCGCCCACAACAGAGCACCTCAATGACCGCACCGAAGCCCTGATCGGGCGCATCTGCACGGTGACCCGTGCCATTCAGAACGGGCAGGGTCAGGTCAAGGTGGGAGATTCTGTCTGGAGGGCCAGTGGTCCAGATGTGCAGGCAGGAGGCACTGTGCGCATTGTCGGAGCGGAAGGCACCACACTGAAAGTCGTTCCTGTGGAGTGACTTCTTCACTCAAGAGAAAACCCCCGGAGCATGTCCGGGGGTTCTGCATTCAAAGCCTCAAATGCGAACAAGTTCAATGCGCTGGTAGGTGACACCCAGCCTGGAGGGGGTTCTGCCGAAAGCGTCCACCGGAACCAGGGTCACGCTGATTTTTTTGTCTTTGAGGATCAGTTGCTGGGTGGCAGCACTGAGTTCAATGACGGCATCGAATGTCCGGGCATGGCGGTGGTGGCCTTCTGGACCGAGGGTGGCCTGCACTGCCCCGATGGCCCCTGCGAAACTGGCGCTCTGCAGGGCTGCATCCAGGGTTTTCACGCCCACATCGGGTTTGTTCACAAAGACAAAGACCTCTGCAGACTGGTTTTGAGGCACATGAATGCCAGTGATCTTGAGGGCCAGCTTCCCTTTCGGGGTGGCCATGAGGGCCCCATTCTGACCAGGTGCGGGCAAGGGAGTGGCGTGCGTGGTCCCTTTGGGGTCCAGTGCAATTCCGTTGCGGCCTGAGACCAGCACCGCATTGGGAATCTGAGGGGTGATGCGCTGGGGGGTGACGGCCACTTTGGTGGGAAGGGTGGTGGCGAGCGTGTCGTACCTGTAGCCCAGGTGGGTGGTGTGGATCACATCTTCCACCTGAATGGAGACCCAGGTGGCATTCTCGTCGTAGAAGGTCCAGGATTGCTGGCTCCAGGTGGGATCGGTGGGGTTCTGGTTGCTCTTGCTCTGGGCAAGCCACATGTCCCAGAAGCGGTCCACGTTGGAGTGGTGGGCAAAGAACATGGGATCTCTGGCCGCG
Proteins encoded:
- a CDS encoding SPFH domain-containing protein, producing the protein MEITVFTIVVVVLAIIIVMRGVVIVPQGYQYTVERFGKYVKTLEPGFSVLIPVMEQVGRRVNMMEQVLDVPSQEVITRDNALVRVDGVVFYQVLNAAKASYEVSGLKPAIMALTQTNIRTVMGSLDLDELLSKRDEINARLLAVVDEATEPWGVKVTRIEIKDITPPADLVESMGRQMKAERDKRALILEAEGAKQSAVLRAEGQRQAAILEAEGQRQAQILAAEASKQAAFLAAEARERQAEAEARATGLVSEAIAKGSVQAINYFVATRYTEALEKMASANNHKVILMPLEASNVIGALGGIAQIAQDTFRKE
- a CDS encoding NfeD family protein, which translates into the protein MDGLSPWMWWIAGAVLMVLEILLPGFFLLWLGLGAAGTGVLLWLVPALSVPLQLILFAVLSVVLVGVFRGVYLKQLNPPTTEHLNDRTEALIGRICTVTRAIQNGQGQVKVGDSVWRASGPDVQAGGTVRIVGAEGTTLKVVPVE